The sequence below is a genomic window from Neomicrococcus aestuarii.
TGGAGATTCAGAACCTCGACGTCAGCTTCTCCACGAACTACGGGGATGTTGCTGCCGTGCAGGGCGCATCCCTGACCGTGCGCAAGGGGCAGACAGTGGCGATCGTGGGCGAATCCGGCTCTGGAAAATCCACCACTGCCATGGCGGCCATCGGACTGTTAGCGGGTTCCGGCCGCATTACCGTCGGGTCCATCAAGCTCGATGGCCAAGAGCTCACCACGCTTCCTGAATCGAAACTACGCAGCATCCGTGGCCGAGATATCGGCATGGTGCCTCAAGATCCCATGTCCAACCTGAATCCGGTAACGAAGATCGGCAGCCAGATCGCCGAGACGCTCTTGGTGCACAAAATGGCGACACCTAAGAACGTCAAAGAAAAGGTCCTGGAAACGCTGCGGTCCGCCGGCGTTCCAAATCCAGAGAAACGCGCAGACCAGTACCCGCACGAACTCTCAGGCGGTCTGCGCCAACGCGCACTCATTGCTATTGGCTTGGCCTGCCAGCCGCGCTTGCTCATCGCAGATGAACCCACCTCAGCACTCGACGTGACGGTGCAGCAGACCATCCTGGATCAGATTCAGAAGATGACAGCTGAGCTCGGAACCGCAGTCCTTCTCATCACCCATGACCTCGGACTCGCTGCCGAACGTGCGTCAGAGCTCGTGGTCATGCACCGCGGCAAGGTGGTAGAAACCGGACCAGCCAAAGAAATCCTCACCAATCCGCAGCACCCCTACACACAATCCCTCGTGGCCGCCGCACCGTCTGTGGCAGCCGCCCGACTACGGCCCGGTGCGTACTCGGGAACTTCAGCTGCGTCGTCGTCCTCTGAAAGCGACTCAACCACCCAGCACGACGACGCCTCCGTGCAGTCCCAGCCCGCCCCGAATCTTGTGGAGGTCCGCGATCTCACCAAGATTTACCCGGTGCGCGGCTCGAAAGAAGATTTTTACGCGGCAAAGAATGTCAGTTTCGACGTGCCTCGGGGTTCGACGGTCGCGATTGTGGGTGAATCCGGTTCAGGCAAGACGACGACGGCACGCATGTTGCTGAAGCTCATTGAACCGAGCTCGGGAACCATGACTTTCGACGGGCAAGATATTGCGACGTTGGATAAAGCTCAGCTTCGAGCATTCCGCCAACGTGTGCAGCCCGTGTTTCAAGATCCATATTCTTCGCTCAACCCCATGTTCACGGTGGGGCGGATCATTCAGGAGCCGCTCGATACTTACAAGCGTGGCACGGTCAAAGAGCGCCGTGTTCGAGTGGCCGAGCTACTCAAAGAGGTGTCGTTGCCTCCGGAGATGGCCAGCAGATACCCCTCGGAGCTGTCGGGCGGCCAGCGCCAACGTGTCGCGATTGCGCGCGCCCTAGCGCTCCAGCCGGACTTGATGGTGTGCGACGAACCCGTCTCCGCCCTCGACGTTCTGGTGCAGTCTCAGATCCTCAAGCTCTTGGGGAAGCTCCAGCAGGAGTTTGGGCTGTCCTATCTGTTCATCTCCCATGACCTCGCGGTAGTCCGACTGATTTCGGACTTCGTATGTGTCATGAAGGACGGTGAGGTTGTGGAGGCTGCGACGTCGGAAGAGATTTTCACCAATCCGCGACATCCCTACACTCGTCAGCTTCTCGCTTCCATTCCCGGAAACGAGCTCAACATCGCCATGGATCCAGACGCGGCCTAAAGAGACGGTTAAACGAATAGCCCGCGCATCCTCGACGTTCCAAGGTGCGCGGGCTATTCGATTGCGGACAGTTACTGACTGCGCTTCGCGAGCTAACCGCTATGACCTACCGCCGGCGAGACTTCGGATCCAACGCTTCGCGCAAGGACTCACCCAGCAGCGTGAATCCAAGTGCCGTAATGGCGATGCAAATGCCGGGAAGGAAAGCGAGCTGCGGAGCAATTCCCAGCTCGGTCTGCGCGTACGTGAGCATGCGACCCCATTCAGCCGTCTGCGGGAGACCGCCACCCAATCCCAAGAAGGACAAGGCCGCGGCATCGATGACCGCTGTAGCCAGAGTCAGCGTGGCCTGCACAATAACCGGACCCACCGAGTTTGGAAGCAAGTGGCTCATGGTGATGGTGCGTCGGCTCAATCCCAAGGTCTGGGCCGCCAAAATGTAGTCCGCACCCTTTTGCTGGAGCATGCTCGAACGGAGCAGTCGGGCAAAGATGGGCACTTGAGAAGCGCCGATAGCGATCATGACGGCATACTGCCCTTGACCCAGCACCGCAGCGATAGACACCGCGAGCAGCAAGTTCGGAACGGACAGCAGAATGTCCACCAATCGCATCACCACAGCATCTACCCAGCCGCCAAAACCTCCGGCCAGAAGGCCAAGGATCATGCCGCCCACGAGACCCAGCGCGGTCGAAACAATGCCGATCATCAAAGACGCTTGCGCACCCCACAACAGCTTGGAGAGAACGTCTCCGCCGAACCGGTCAAGGCCCAGCGGGTACGCCGAAATTTCGCCAGGACCAGGGATATGCGTGGGGGTGATCTCGCGTCGGCCCGGCAAGGCGTCGCCACCGTACGGGGCTAAGACCGGCGCTAACAAGGCCACCAGGATGAATGCAGCCACAATGATGGCGCCAACGATCGCGGCCGGATTGCGGCGAAGCCTGTGAAAGGCGTCTTTCCACACGCTTCCGCTGACGATGCCAGGCTCAGGCGTTGGATCAGCCGTGGTAATTGATGCTTCGTTGATGCTCATTGCACACGCACCCTTGGATCAATGAATCCGTATGAGATATCAACCAGCAGGTTGATCATGGAATACAGGATCGCGATGAAAATAATGAACCCTTGGAGAACGGGGTAATCAAGGTTGAAGATGGCGTCTCGCAAGAATCGTCCAATGCCGTTGAAGGCGAACACCGTCTCCGTCA
It includes:
- a CDS encoding ABC transporter ATP-binding protein; the encoded protein is MTTSGNDVSSTPNDASVETPPLLEIQNLDVSFSTNYGDVAAVQGASLTVRKGQTVAIVGESGSGKSTTAMAAIGLLAGSGRITVGSIKLDGQELTTLPESKLRSIRGRDIGMVPQDPMSNLNPVTKIGSQIAETLLVHKMATPKNVKEKVLETLRSAGVPNPEKRADQYPHELSGGLRQRALIAIGLACQPRLLIADEPTSALDVTVQQTILDQIQKMTAELGTAVLLITHDLGLAAERASELVVMHRGKVVETGPAKEILTNPQHPYTQSLVAAAPSVAAARLRPGAYSGTSAASSSSESDSTTQHDDASVQSQPAPNLVEVRDLTKIYPVRGSKEDFYAAKNVSFDVPRGSTVAIVGESGSGKTTTARMLLKLIEPSSGTMTFDGQDIATLDKAQLRAFRQRVQPVFQDPYSSLNPMFTVGRIIQEPLDTYKRGTVKERRVRVAELLKEVSLPPEMASRYPSELSGGQRQRVAIARALALQPDLMVCDEPVSALDVLVQSQILKLLGKLQQEFGLSYLFISHDLAVVRLISDFVCVMKDGEVVEAATSEEIFTNPRHPYTRQLLASIPGNELNIAMDPDAA
- a CDS encoding ABC transporter permease encodes the protein MSINEASITTADPTPEPGIVSGSVWKDAFHRLRRNPAAIVGAIIVAAFILVALLAPVLAPYGGDALPGRREITPTHIPGPGEISAYPLGLDRFGGDVLSKLLWGAQASLMIGIVSTALGLVGGMILGLLAGGFGGWVDAVVMRLVDILLSVPNLLLAVSIAAVLGQGQYAVMIAIGASQVPIFARLLRSSMLQQKGADYILAAQTLGLSRRTITMSHLLPNSVGPVIVQATLTLATAVIDAAALSFLGLGGGLPQTAEWGRMLTYAQTELGIAPQLAFLPGICIAITALGFTLLGESLREALDPKSRRR